From a region of the Piliocolobus tephrosceles isolate RC106 unplaced genomic scaffold, ASM277652v3 unscaffolded_38868, whole genome shotgun sequence genome:
- the LOC113223116 gene encoding serpin B4, translating into MNSLSEANTKFMFDLFQQFRKSQKNNTFYSPISITSALGMVLLGAKDNTAQQINKVLHFDQVTENTTEKAATHHVDRSGNVHHQFQKLLTELNKSTDAYELKIANKLFGEKTYQFLQEYLDAIKKFYQTSVESVDFAKAPEESRKKINSWVESQTNEKIKNLFPDGTIGKDTTLVLVNAIYFKGQWQNKFNKENTKEEKFWPNKNTYKSVQMMRQNEFFNFALLEDVQAKVLEIPYNGKDLSMIVLLPNEITGLQKLEEKLTPEKLMEWTSLQNMREARVDLHLPRFKVEESYNLKDTLRNMGMVDIFSGDADLSGMTGSRDLIVSKVLHKAFVEVTEEGAEAAAATAVVAGFSSPPLTNEEFHCNHPFLFFIRQNNTNSILFFGRFSSP; encoded by the exons ATGAATTCACTCAGTGAAGCCAACACCAAGTTCATGTTCGATCTGTTCCAACAGTTCAGAAAATCACAAAAGAACAACACCTTCTATTCCCCTATCAGCATCACATCAGCATTGGGGATGGTCCTCTTAGGGGCCAAAGACAACACCGCACAACAAATTAACAAG GTTCTTCACTTTGATCAAGtcacagagaacaccacagaaAAAGCTGCAACACATCAC GTTGATAGGTCAGGAAATGTTCATCACCAGTTTCAAAAGCTTCTGACTGAATTAAACAAATCCACTGATGCATATGAGCTGAAGATCGCCAACAAGCTCTTCGGAGAAAAGACGTATCAATTTTTACAG GAATATTTAGATGCCATCAAGAAATTTTACCAGACCAGTGTGGAATCTGTTGATTTTGCAAAGGCTCCAGAAGAAAGTCGAAAGAAGATTAACTCCTGGGTGGAAAGTCAAACGAATG aaaaaattaaaaacctatttCCTGATGGGACTATTGGCAAGGATACCACACTGGTTCTTGTGAACGCAATCTATTTCAAGGGTCaatggcaaaataaatttaataaagaaaatactaaagaGGAAAAATTTTGGCCAAACAAG AATACATACAAATCCGTACAGATGATGAGGCAAAACGAGTTCTTTAATTTTGCCTTGCTGGAGGATGTACAGGCCAAGGTCCTGGAAATACCATACAACGGCAAAGATCTAAGCATGATTGTGCTGCTGCCAAATGAAATCACTGGTCTGCAGAAG cTTGAAGAGAAACTCACTCCTGAGAAACTGATGGAATGGACAAGTTTGCAGAATATGAGAGAGGCACGTGTGGATTTACACTTACCTCGGTTCAAAGTGGAAGAGAGTTACAACCTCAAGGACACGTTGAGAAACATGGGAATGGTGGATATCTTCAGTGGGGATGCAGACCTCTCAGGCATGACCGGGAGCCGCGATCTCATAGTATCTAAAGTCCTACACAAGGCCTTTGTGGAGGTCACTGAGGAGGGAGCGGAGGCTGCAGCTGCCACCGCTGTAGTAGCAGGGTTTTCATCACCTCCTTTAACTAATGAAGAGTTCCATTGTAATCACCCTTTCCTATTCTTCATCAGGCAAAATAACACCAACAGCATCCTCTTCTTTGGCAGATTCTCATCCCCTTAG